TATTTTCCGTCACCTAAAGATTTTATTTCGCGCGTTTCGTCCATTGTTCAGAGGTTCCCGCCGTTTTACTGCCGGTCTTCGCCCGCGGCTGCCTGTTCCTGAGCCGTCAGCTTGCACATGCGTCCGAGAAGCCCGTCAAGGCGGCTGCCGAGCTCTTCTTTTTCTGCCCGGCTGGAGGCCGCCAGCTTTTCCGCGTCCTCCTGGAGCTGCATGATCTCAAGATCACGGTCTTCTATTATGCCTTTGAGCTCGGATATCTCGCGGCCCAGAGCCTCGTTTTCCGATTTCATGCCGTCAAGCATTTTCTCAAGACGGTCAAGCGCCTCGTTGACTCTTTCAAACTGTTCCATCATTCTCAAAGCACCTCCAAAATTCTTTCGTCCGTGTGGCCTCCCCGCCGAGGGAAGGTCCGTCTCTCGCTCCAGTCTAGCAGACTATCATGCCCCGCGGACATCTCCGCCGAACTTTTTGCCTATTTTTTTGACTACCTGCTTGGAAACATTCTCTATCTGTTCGGAGGTGAGAGTCCCCTTGTCCGAACCGACCCAGATCCTGAAGGAGACGGATTTTTTACCATCCCCTACCTGCGCTCCGCGATATTCGTCGATAAACTTCACATCCTTGACCAGATCGGCCTTTCTCGCTATGGCCTCAATCTCGGCCCAGCCGACATTCTCGTCGAAGACGATCGAAAGGTCGAAGTCGGCGAGCGGATACTCAGGCAGATGGACAAACTCGTTCTGGCGCGAGGGCAGCGGCGTGAGTTTTTCAACGTCGAGCTCAAAGATCACCGTCAGACTGCGCTTTATGCCGGATGCCTTCGCGCTCTTGGGAGATACCAGCGCAAGCGCGCCGATCACCTCTCCGCCTGCCGTGACGTTGACCCAGAGCTTATCGTCTGCCCACGCAGGCTTCTCCTGCTGGGAGAAGCCGAGCCTCTCCATCTGCGCGGCGCGGTGCATATACTCAAGCACGCCCTTGGCCTCGCGGAAGAGCTGCCTTGCGTCGGCGCCTACGAAGGCTCCGCCCAGGCGGCGCGCCATCTCCGGAAGCAGTTCGTCCGTGCCGCTGATACTTTTATAATTCCTGTCAAAGAACACCTGCGTCATCTCAAAAATACGGAAATCCGTGAAATAGCGGATATTTGTCGCCACGGCCTTCAGCAGTCCGGGTACGAGGGTCGAACGCAGGCGGCTCTCGTCGGGCGCCGGCGGCGTCGAGAGCTCGAGCATCTCTTTCGTATCCGCCCCCGCGGCGCCGACATATTCGTCGCCGATCCAGGGATAGGTAAAGATCTCCTGCATGCCGCAGCGGAAGGCCAGGTATTCGCGTATGGCGCGCTCCATGTCAGGCACACGCTGGTTGACGGCTTTATCAAGCAGCACGGTCGGCGCCGAGAATTCAAAATTCTCATATCCCATAAGGCGCGCGACCTCTTCAAGGATGTCATCCGGCAGCGAAATGTCGCCTGTGGAACGCCATGAAGGCGCTTCGACAAGAAGCCTGTCGCCATCCGTTTCCGTTTTGAAGCCGAGCGGCGAAAGGATATCCACCACCTCGCCCGCGGTAAGCTCTTTGCCTAGGCGCTTACGCAGGAAGTCAAGGCTCACTTCGACCTTCGCATTTTCAAGCGGGCGCGGGTAGACGTCCGTGTGGGCGGTTATCCGCATCTCAGGGAAATATTTTCCAAAGGCCTCCGCCGCGATCGCCACGGCGGCGTCCACACGCTGCGGATCGATACTCTTCTCATAGCGCGCGGAAGCCTCCGTGCGCACGTCGAAACGCTGCGATGTACGGCGTATGCCGAGCGCGTCGAAGCTGGCGACCTCGAGGATGAGTTCCGTCGTATCGTCAAGGATCGAGTCGAGCTTGCCTCCCATGACTCCGGCGAGCCCGACGGGCGACTTCTCGTCGGCGATGACGAGATCCTCGGTCGTGAGGTCGAGCGTCTCGCCGTCAAGCAGCTGCAGCTTCTCGCCCTCGTAGGCGCGGCGCACGTAAATGCCGCCCGCGATATGTTTTTTGTCAAATCCGTGGGTCGGCTGCCCCGTGGCGAGCATCACGTAGTTCGTGATGTCTACGGGCAGATTGATAGGACGCATCCCGACGCGCCAGATCAGGCTTTTGAGCTCAAAGGGCGAGGGAACGCTGCTGATATTCTTAATGACGAGCCCGACATAACGGGAGCACCGCTCCGCGTCCTTTATCTCCACCTTCAGCTCCTCGGTCATCCCGGGGAAACTGGCTGCTTCGATCGGCTTCAGCGGGCATTTGTAGATAGCGGCGAGTTCGCGCGCCATTCCATAGTGTCCCCAGAGGTCCGGGCGGTTCGTCATCGACTTGTTATCTATCTCAAGGATTATATCGTCAAGCCCGAGAGCTTCGGCCAGCGGAGCGCCGGGCTTCGCGTCAAATTCGCTGATGTCCATTATCTCGGCCTGCCGCGTCGTCGGAAACAGCTCCGCGAGGCCTATCTCGCCGGAGGCGCAGATCATGCCGAAACTCATCACGCCGCGCAGCTTCGCGGGCTTTATCTCAACGGGCTCTCCCTCTCCGTGCCACCTTACCCACGCCCCCGGTTTCGCCACGACTACCAACTGCGCGGGAGCGAGGTTCACGCCGCCGCAGACGATCGTCGAAGGCGCCGGATCTCCCACGTCCACCGTGCAGACGCGAAGCTTGTCGGCGTCGGGATGCGGTTCGACCGTCAGTATCCTCCCGACCACGAGCCCAGCGAGATTGTCCGCGAGGCTGACCGCGTCCTCGACCTCGACCGTCGACATCGTAAGGTCATACGAAAGTCTGGCCATCGTAAGGTCGGCAGGAAGGTCGGCGTATTTCTTTATCCAGTTTAACGATAATTTCATAATATCACCCTCCTACTTGAACTGTTTCAGGAAGCGCAGGTCGGCGCTGTGGAAGAGGCGCACGTCGTCCACCCCGTAGCGCATCATCACAAGGCGGTCAAGACCGATGTTGATATAGAACCCCGACCAGACCGCGGGGTCCAGCCCCGCCGCTCTGAGGACGTTCGGATGCGGCGTGCCGCCGGGCATGACCTCTATCCAGCCCACATGCTTGCATACCTTGCAGCCCGTACCGCCGCATACCTGGCATTTCATGTCTATCTCAAATCCCGGCTCCACGAAGGGGAAGAAGCCGACGCGCATACGGACGCCGACCTCATGGCCGAAGACCTTTTCGAGTATCGTTTTGATGAGGACCATACCGGAGGCGAAAGAAAAATCCTTATCGACTATCAGGGCCTCGTACTGGAAAAAGGCGCGCTCGTGGCGGGCGTCGGTAGTCTCGTTGCGGTAGACGCGCCCCGGATATACGAAACGCGCGGGTGCTCCGTGCTCGCGCAGGTAGCGGACGCTGGCGCCCGTAAGATGCGGGCGAAGGCAGAGGCGCTTCGCCCCGCGCTCTTCGTCGTGCCCCTTCAGCCAGTAGGTATCCATGCTCTCGCGGGCTGGATGCTCCGGCGCAAAGTTCAGATTGTCAAAGGCAAATTTTTCGCTGGTTATCTCAGGCTCGGAGAATACCTCAAAGCCAAGCGAACGGAAGGCGTCGTTAAGGTCGTAGCACATTTGCGTAACGGGGTGCAGGCCTCCCTGAAAGGGCTCTATGCCGGGGACGGTGATGTCCGCCGCGCCCTCGAACGCGGAGAGCGTGTCGAGCAGCTCCGCGCTGCGGCTCTCGACGGCGTCGCTGATGATCTGCTTGACGTCGTTGGCCGCCTGCCCCAGCACCTTGCGAAGCTCCGGAGCGGCCTGTCCCACGCTCTTCAATATCTCAGTCAGCTCGCCCTTGCGCCCGATAAGATTGGCGCGGACAAGCTGAAGCTGATCCGGCAAAGAACTTTGCGCTATCTTTTCCAATCCCGCCTCTTTTATCTTTTCAAGGCGTTCCAAAAGGCCGTTGTCTTCACCCTGCGGCCCCTTCGTTCCATCATTTTCCCGCATAAATCCTGCCTCCTGCAAACGGCGCTATTGCGGCGCGCCGGGTAAATTTATGTCCTTCATATCGATGAGGCCGGACACGCCGTTCTTTTCGACGAGCTTGTCCATATCCTCGACATGGCCCAACACCCACATCCTGTCCCCCTTCTCAAAGGGACGCATGGGCATCGGCGTATGTTGTATTCCCTCATACTCCATAAGTATAACAATAACTTTGTATTTTTGCGAAAATTTAAGTTCCGCCATGCTCTTGCCGATCATATCCGGCAGAGGCTGTATCTTTCCGAGGATGAAATTGCCGCCGTCGATGCGCGTAAAGGCGGAATACCACGGATAGACGAGCATCTCGCCGATACGTGAGCCCATGTCCCACTCCGGCGAGATCACCTTATGCGCGCCGACGCGCTCCAGCACCTTCGCGTGCAGCTTGTTCGAGGCGCGCGCGATGACGATCGGCACCCCCATATCGACCAGCAGGGAGGTGCAGAGGATGCTGTGCTCCACCGCCTCGCCGATCGTGACGACCGCGACATCCACCTGGGTGGCTCCGATCTTGCGCAGCGAATTTTCATCGGTGACGTCCATCTGCGCGGCGACGGCGATTTTATCGGAAAGTTCCATGACCGGCCCGGACATGCTGTCGATGCCGATGACGTTCTGTCCGAGGCTCGAGAGCTTTTCGCAGAGCGCGGTGCCGAAACGGCCCAGGCCGATTATCAGAAAACTCTTCTTTTTTCTCTCCATGACGAGCACTCCTTTAACCTATCGGAATATGCGTATTGGGATAATGTATCCCCGAATCTCCGTCAGCGGTAACAAGCGTGGAAATAAATGAATAGAGCCCAACCCTTCCCCAAAACATCAGCAGCGTGATCACGAGCTTTCCCGCCGTGGAAAGCTCCGTGGTGACTCCTACCGTCAGGCCGACCGTGCCGAGCGCCGAAGCGACCTCAAAAATTATCGCGGAGAAAGGCATCTCCTCTATCAGCGTAAGCAGCACGGAGCCTGCCAGTATCGTGAAAAGATATATTGCGATGACGGAGAGCGCCCGGCGCTCGGTCCGCTCGGATATCCCGCGGTTCAGGAAGGTCGGGTCGCTGCGCATGTGCAGCTCGCTCCAGACGGATACCGCCAGCACCCCGAAGGTCGTCGTCTTCACGCCGCCGCCTGTGGAGGCGGGGGAAGCGCCGATTATCATCAGCACGATCATCAGCGCCTGCCCGAGGCCGGAGAGCGAACCGCTGGGCACCGTCTCAAAACCGGCCGTCCTCGTCGTGACGCTGGCAAAGAGGGCGTTCCAGACCTTCGCCCACACGGGAAAATCCTTGAAAGCGACATTCCAGTCCGAGAGCAGAAAGAGCACCGTACCGCCGACGATAAGGCCGCCTGTTATCATGAGCACAAGCTTTGCGTAGACCGAGACGCGGTGCGGCTGCCGGCGCTTAAACTTGAAATAGTTGGCATACTCGGCGAAGACGGGAAAACCAAGCCCGCCGAGAACTATCAGCGCCATTATCGTTCCCGGTATTATCAGCGTCATCCTGTAGCCGTGCAGGCCGCCCAGACAGGGAGAGAATCCGGCGTTGCAAAAGGCGCTGACCGAATGAAACACGGCGAGATAGACCGCCCGCAGGAGCGCCTCCCCATTTAACACAAATCCCGCGAACAGCAGGATACTGCCGATCCCTTCGAGAAAGAGCGTGTATCTTATCACCGTGAAAAAAAGAGTGATCGCGCCCTGCACTCCGTCGACGCCAAGCCCTCCGAGAAAAAAAATGCGGCTCCTTATCCCGATCCTGCGCCCCACGGCGATGGACAGCAGCATCATACCTGTCATGATCCCCAGGCCGCCTATCTGGATCAGCGCCATCATGATCACCTGCGACAGCAGTCCGAAATCCGTTGCGATGTCGACGACGCCAAGCCCCGTGACACAGACCGCCGACGTAGCCATAAAAAGCGCGTCGACAGGAGACAGGGGCTTCGCGTAGACAAAATTATTGGAGAGCCATAAGAGAAAGGCTCCCGCCAGTATGACCAGCAGGAACCCTGTAACAATGACTCTTTCTACCTTATAAGAGGTATGAAAACGCAACGTATTTCACACTCGAATCAAAAATCGGTATTTTTACAGAGCGGCGCGCGCCTTTTCTACAAGCTGTGAGAAGGCCGGCGCGTCGTTGACGGCGAGATCGGCGAGCATCTTGCGGTTGATCGTGATATTCGCCCTCTTGAGGCCGTTGATCAACGCGCTGTAGGCAATGCCGTTCACGCGGGCGGCGGCGTTGATACGGACGATCCACAGCTTGCGGAAGTCACGCTTCTTGAGCTTGCGGCCTGCGAAGGCGCTAGTAAGCGCGTGCAGGTACGCTTCGCGGGCGCGGCGATATACATTCTTCTTGCGTCCCCAAAAACCCTTCGTGATGCTGTATAATTTTTTCTGCTTATTGCGGCTGGCGCTGGATCCCTTTACTCGCATTTTATGTCACTCCTTGAAATTTATCTGGTTAACCGTGGCTCCGCGCTACGCGTAGGGGAGCATCTTCTTTACGTGCGCCTCTATCCCTGTCGGGAGAATACCCTTCTTCCTCAGGGCACGGAGACGCTTCGAATTTTTTGAAGAAAGAAGGTGTCCGCGGCCGCTCTTTTTGAAGCTTACCTTGCCTGAGCCAGTTATCTTAAAGCGCTTTTTCGTTGCGGAATGTGTTTTCATCTTAGGCATGTTGCTTTTCCTCCTCTAATTTGCAAACTAGGCGATCCGCGCAAAACGCCGCAACGGCGTTTTGGTCTCCCGCCTATAATTTATTTACCCAGGACGGGTAACTGAATCCCCTTATTTATATCTGGTCGGCGTCGGGCAAAACGTCCTTCTTGGCCTTCTGCGCCTTCACCGCGGCCGCCGCGCCATCTGACGGCAGCTTCTGACGCTCTGCCTGCGGAGCCGGTTTCTTAACGGGGATCTCGGCTGCCGGCGCTATCATTATCCTCATATAAGCGCCCTCCATCCTCGGCTCCATCTCTATCTTGCCAAACTCCGAGACGGCGTCGACGACCTTCTTCAATACTTCCCTTCCCCTGTCAAGGAAAGCCATTTCGCGTCCGCGAAAGAATACTGAGACCTTGACACGATGCCCTGCCTGAAGGAAAGTCTGAATAGCCTTCACCTTGAATTCATAGTCATGCAGGTCTATCTTCGGACGCATCTTTATTTCTTTGACGACCTGGTTCTTCTGCTTCTTGCGCGCGTCCTTATCGCGTTTCTGCTGCTGGAAGCGGTACTTCCCGTAATTCATGATACGGCATACGGGCGGCGTCGCCTGCGGCGCGACCTCTACGAGATCGAGTTCCGCGGCCTCCGCCATCTTGAGAGCCTCCTGAATGCTTATCACTCCGCGCTTGGCGTTTTGCTCGTCAATAAGGAGAATTTCCGGCGACCGGATCTCGGAATTTACGCGGGGTTCGTCTTCCCTTGTGTTTGCTATGGCATTACACCTCCTGAAAAATTATTCGACCGAATTAAAAAGGTCCGGGCGCACAAGAATGCGCCCGGACCCTAGAAATATCTTCTCGGGGGCGGCCTGACAACTGATTTCGTCGGCAGGCGAGAGGGGCATCCTCTGCTTAAAACCCATTGATACTTATCAACTGGAAGATACTACCACAACGCGCCGCGATATGCAAGCGCAGGAAAACACCTTGATCTCCAAGTTTTCGACTGGAAACTATTGCCGTAAACAATATAGACTGCGCGCCGGATTTACAAATCCGGCGCACAGGATGTGTGGGGTGGTGAATCGTGGTCAGGCTTTGATTATGAAGGCTTCGCTTCAGCCGCCGCGTAACGTACGGGGTGTCCGGCCGCGGCATGTCTCTTCATTGCCGCGTTCCGGCATACCCTCTTAAAGAGGAATGTTCCCATGCTTGCGCGCGGGACGCTCTTTTTTTCTGCCCCAAAACATGCGCAGCGTCTGAATGATCTTTATTCTTGATTCGGCCGGTTCGATCACGTCCTCGAATTTTCCGAGCTCGGCGGAGCGGTAGGGGTTCAGGAATTCCGTCTCGTACTTTTCCTTGTACATCTCCCTGGCCGCGGCGGGATCGGCGGCCTGCGCGATCTCATTTTTATAGAGCACCTCGACGGCGGCGTCGGCTCCGACCACGGCGCGTTCGCAGCTCGGCCAGGCGATGACGAAATCCGCCTTCATGTCGATGCTGCACATCGCGGGCGTAGCTCCGCCGTAGGACTTTCTGATCGGCATGATGATCTTGGGGACGGTCGCCTCCGCCCACGCATAGAGCAGTTTTGCCCCATGCCTGATGATGCCGTCATGTTCCTGGTTGACGCCGGGCAGATATCCTGGGACGTCCACGATCGACAAAAGCGGGATATTGAAGGCGTCGCAGGTGCGAATGAAGCGCGCCGCTTTGCAGGAGGCGTTGATGTCGAGACAGCCGGCCATACAGCTGGCCTGATTGGCAACGACGCCTACCGGCATACCGCCCATGCGGATAAACCCGACTATGATATTGCGGGCATACGCCGGAGAAATTTCAAAGAAGAAACTGTCGTCGGCGATTTTTGTAATGACGCTTTTCATATCATAGGCTTTACGTTTGCTGTCGGGAATAATATCGTTGAGTTCCTCTATCCTGCGGTTAACGTCGTCGTTAGTGGCATAGATCGGAGGAAGAAGCTGGCAGTTGGCGGGGAAAAAGCTCAGCAGACTTTTGATCTGTTCGATACAGTCATAGTCGTCCCTCGCCACCAGATGTGAAAGTCCCGATTTGGTGCTGTGCGTCGTAGCTCCGCCCAGCGTTTCAAAATCCACGACCTCGCCCGTCACCTCTTTGATAACGGCGGGCCCGGTGATAAAGGCTTTGCTGGTCTTATCGACCATGACGATAAAGTCGTTGAGGGCTGGAGAGTATGAGGCGCCGCCGGCGCAGCTTCCCATGAGAGCTGAAATCTGCGGAATGACTCCCGAGGAGTTCACGTTGTTGTAGAAGATGGTTCCGTAGACTGACGCGCCCGGCCCCTCCTGAAGACGGCCTCCGCCGGAATCGTTGAGCCCGACGATGGGTACGCCGACTTCCAGCGCCAGCTCCTGCATTCTGGCGAGCTTCAATCCATGCATCTCACCCATCGATCCTCCCAGAACGGTGGCGTCCTGAGCGTAGGCGAAAGCTTTTCTGCCGTTGATAAGCCCGTGCCCCGTGATGATCCCGTCCGCCGGCGCGTCGATTTTGTCCATGCCGAAGCGCGTCGCTCTGGGTCTTACGAACATGTTGTATTCCACGAAGGTGCCGGGATCGAACAGTAAATTGATTCTCTCGCGTGCCGTCAGTTTGCCCTTGGCATGCTGCTTGTTGATTTTTTCCTGCCCGCCCTGAAGCATGATGTGCGCTTTTTTATCGAGCATGGCTTGAAGTTTCTGATTCATATGACCGGCCCCCTAAAGATAGATTTTTTCTAAAAAATGACCGCCGCGCGAAGAGGGCGCCCCTTCGCGCGGAAAAAAGTTGGAGATTTATCAGACTAATCCCTTCCAGGGGCTCAAGTCAAGTCCGCACTTCTCAAATCTTTCGCCAAGGAAGTTCAGCGCGTTCTTATACATGATCTTTTCCATGACGCCGGGCCTGAGATCCAGCTCTTCCCACTGCTTGAGGATCTCGCTGAGCTTGAAGACTCCCCACTCGGAACCGAAGATGAACTTGTCCTGGAGGCGTCTGTTCATGTCATAGGTCATGCACTGCGGGAAGTATTTGGGCCACATGCCGGAGGTTTCGCGCATCACGTTCGTCTTGTGCATCGCGACATGGTTGATGACTTCCGGCCACGGCTCGCCGACGTGCAGGGCGATTATCTTCAGGCGCGGGAAATCCGCCGCTACTTCATCGACGTCGAGAGGCTGGCAGTAGGTCATGCTGTAGAGGCCGTCGCCGCCGGGGGCGCCGCTGCCCATTCCCGTGTAGCCGATGTGGAACTGGACCGGCGCTTCAAGCTGCTGGCAGAGGTCCCACAGCGGATAGAAGCGTCTGTCGTTGACGCGGAATTTCTGCGTGCACTGCTGGAACTTCAAACCGATCAGCTTCAGTTCGGTAATGGCTCTTTCAGCTTCCAGAAGGGCGTTCTGCCCCTGCCAGGGGTCGACCGAGCCCCACGCGCCGAAAAACGCGTCGGGGAACTCCTTCCACAAGCCGTAAACAAAGTCGTTGCTGGTGGGCGGTTCGCCCATGCCGCTGGTGGCGTCCCAGCCGACAGGCTGCATTTTTACGCCGTGAGTAAGGGCGTCGTTCGCCATTACTTCGTGTCCGGTTTCGTCGAACTCCGCCTTCAGATCATCCAGCGTGCCCTTTCCAGATTTTCCGACCCAATTGGGCTGCGTGTATTTTCTGGAGGCCAGCATGGCCTTCATTGCGGGCGGATATCCTCCCTTGACAAAGGGATGCGCGTGGACGTCGATAATATGAAAACCTCTTTCTTCAAGAGTTTTAGGTGTTCTGTCTCCTTGAGCCGTTGCCATGATTCATACACTCCTTTCAAAACTAATGTCCGAGCCTTGAAAGCCCAAACAAATTAACGGTATTGGGCGATGTCGGGATCTCTCTTTTCACTGAACGCCTTGCCGCATTCTTTCGCCTCGTCCGTGTTGAAATACATGTTAAGCGCGACGCCGGCCATGGACTGAATGCCGCCGATGGAGGCGCTGTCGGCGTTGAAGGACATTTTCAGCGCGGCCAGAGAGGTCGGGCTGGATTTGACGATGTCATCCACCCATTTGTCCGTCTCCGCCATCAGCTCCTCAGGCGGGACTACGGCATTGACCAGTCCCATCCGCAGGCACTCTTCCGCGGTATATTTCCTGCACAGATACCAGAATTCTCTCGCCTTTTTCTCGCCGACTATGCGGGCGAGATAGGCGCTGCCGTATCCGGCGTCAAAGCTTCCGACCTTGGGGCCGACCTGGCCGAACTTGGCCGTGGCGGAGGCGATGGTAAGATCGCACACCACCTGGATGACGTGGCCGCCGCCGATCGCATAGCCGTTGACCGCCGCCACCACCGGCTTGGGGATGGCGCGGATGGTATGCAGAAGCTGGGCGAAGAGGCTGGGCATCGGCAGCTTTTCAATGGGCTGGGCGTCGGCGTCCGTCTCACAGGGGGTGCCGCCGATCGTAAAGGCGCGGGTCCCGGCCGCCGTGAGGATGACCGCTCCGACCTCTTTGTCTGTCCACGCGCTCTGAAGCGCCGTGATCATTTCATTCAAGGTACGATTGGTGAACATATTCATCTTGTCGGGTCTGTTGATGGTTATCTTTGCCCGGTTGTTATACTTTTCGTACAGTATATCCTGAAATTCCATATTTACCGCAACCTCCTTCTTTAAACTGTCCGACGCCGTCCGTCAGGCATCTGATCGCCGGAGAGTGGTTAGACTCGGATTACGAAGGCTTCGCTTTCGCCGACGCCGCCGCAGATCGTGCAGAGGCCATATCCGCCGCCGCGGCGCTGCAGCTCGTAGGCCATCGTCATTACCAGGCGTCCGCCGGTGGCTCCCGTCGGGTGGCCGATCGCGATCGCGCCGCCGTTGATGTTCGTCTTCGCGCGTATCGCTTCGACTCTCGCGGGGTCCTGATCTCCCATAAGCAGCGTCGAGGCGATGGGCATCACGGCGAAGGCCTCGTTGATCTCTATCACGTCCATCTGCTCCACCGTCATGCCTGCCTTGGCGAGCGCCTTCTGCGCGGCAAAGGCCGGTATCGTCGCGATGTATTTGGGATGGCCGGAGGCCTGGGCGTGCGCGACTATCGTCGCCAGCGGCTTGATGCCGCGGCGGGCCGCTTCGCTTTCAGCCATGAGCACGAGCGCGCTGGCACCGGTGTTGAGTCCTGGCGCGTTGCCCGCCGTTACCGTCGGGCTCTGGTTGACGGTCTTGAGTTTGGCAAGCCCCTCGAGCGTGGTGTCTGGGCGCGGCGACTGGTCCTCGGAGATCACGACGTCGCCTTTCTTGGTGTGGATGACGTAAGGCTTGATCTCATCCTTGAATTTACCGGCTTTGAAGGCGTCCTGATAGAGCATCTGGCTGCGGTATGCCCATTCGTCCTGCATTTCGCGGCTGATGCCGTACTGCAGCGCGACCTCGCCGGCCTGTTTGGCGCGCGGTTCGCCGGTATAGGGGCAGGAGACGACCATGATGTCTTTAAGCGTGATGTCGCCGAGGCGTTTGCCCCAGCGCAGGTCTTCCACGAAGTAGGGGACGTTGCTCATATTTTCCGAGCCGCCGCCGACGGTGATCTTCGCGTCGCCGAGTTCGATCGCGCGCTTCGCCATCGCGATGGCGACCATCGAGGAGCAGCAGGCGCGGTCTACGGTGGTAGAGTTTGCTTCGGGCGGCATCCCCGCGGCGAGGGATATCTGTCTCGCTATCGAGCGGTTCGCGGTGGGCATGTTGATGCCGATATATGTTTCCTCTACCTCCGCCGGATCGACGGCGGCGCGCTCCATCGCCTCTTTGACGACGAACGAACCCAGCGATACCGTGTTTTCACCCTTCATCAGGCCGCCGAATTTATCGAACGGCGTACGTACGGCGGATACTATTACTACCTTTTCCATATCTTTCATCCTTCTCTCTTAATCTCTTTTATATGATCTTCTTGTCATGCAGTTCGGCGAGGCGTTCATCTGAGTAGCCAAGCTTTTTCAGCACGTCGTCCGTATCGGCGCCAAGGTTCGGCAGCGGGCTGTAAGCGGCTTCGTGCTCCTCCATTTTTATCGGGCAGCCGACGACGGTAAGCTCGCCGACGACTGGGTCGGGGATCTTGACGAGCATCTCGCGCTTTTTGGTGTGCTCGTCGTTGGCGACGTCCTGCGAATTCTGTACCGGTCCGCAGGGAAGCCCCTGGGCCATAAATATCTCGCAGGCTTCCGCCTTCGTCTTGTCGGCAAGCCATTCGTTGATGATCGGGCGGATAAGCGTCTCCATGTGGGCGCCGCGTCCCGGTCCGGACTGGATGTCGGGGTTATCGAGCAGTTCTGTATGGCCGATGGCCGTAAGGAACTTTTTCCACATCGACTCCGTGGGGACGATGATCGCCACGTAGCCGTCCTTGCACTTGAAGGGGCCCCAGGGAGCGATGAGTTTGTCCGGGCCTCTGGTGACGACGTTGCCGGTGAAGGCGTAGACGTTGTGCGAACGTTCGGCGAGGGCGATCATGCAGTCGTACATCGAAACGTCGAAGTATTCGCCTTTGCCGGTGCGCAGCTTATTGATATAGCCGAGCATGGCCGCGTAGGCCGCGTAGACGCCCGTGCCGGAGTCTCCGAGCGCGAAGCCGAGCCATGTCG
The window above is part of the Cloacibacillus evryensis DSM 19522 genome. Proteins encoded here:
- the pheT gene encoding phenylalanine--tRNA ligase subunit beta: MKLSLNWIKKYADLPADLTMARLSYDLTMSTVEVEDAVSLADNLAGLVVGRILTVEPHPDADKLRVCTVDVGDPAPSTIVCGGVNLAPAQLVVVAKPGAWVRWHGEGEPVEIKPAKLRGVMSFGMICASGEIGLAELFPTTRQAEIMDISEFDAKPGAPLAEALGLDDIILEIDNKSMTNRPDLWGHYGMARELAAIYKCPLKPIEAASFPGMTEELKVEIKDAERCSRYVGLVIKNISSVPSPFELKSLIWRVGMRPINLPVDITNYVMLATGQPTHGFDKKHIAGGIYVRRAYEGEKLQLLDGETLDLTTEDLVIADEKSPVGLAGVMGGKLDSILDDTTELILEVASFDALGIRRTSQRFDVRTEASARYEKSIDPQRVDAAVAIAAEAFGKYFPEMRITAHTDVYPRPLENAKVEVSLDFLRKRLGKELTAGEVVDILSPLGFKTETDGDRLLVEAPSWRSTGDISLPDDILEEVARLMGYENFEFSAPTVLLDKAVNQRVPDMERAIREYLAFRCGMQEIFTYPWIGDEYVGAAGADTKEMLELSTPPAPDESRLRSTLVPGLLKAVATNIRYFTDFRIFEMTQVFFDRNYKSISGTDELLPEMARRLGGAFVGADARQLFREAKGVLEYMHRAAQMERLGFSQQEKPAWADDKLWVNVTAGGEVIGALALVSPKSAKASGIKRSLTVIFELDVEKLTPLPSRQNEFVHLPEYPLADFDLSIVFDENVGWAEIEAIARKADLVKDVKFIDEYRGAQVGDGKKSVSFRIWVGSDKGTLTSEQIENVSKQVVKKIGKKFGGDVRGA
- a CDS encoding phenylalanine--tRNA ligase subunit alpha; protein product: MRENDGTKGPQGEDNGLLERLEKIKEAGLEKIAQSSLPDQLQLVRANLIGRKGELTEILKSVGQAAPELRKVLGQAANDVKQIISDAVESRSAELLDTLSAFEGAADITVPGIEPFQGGLHPVTQMCYDLNDAFRSLGFEVFSEPEITSEKFAFDNLNFAPEHPARESMDTYWLKGHDEERGAKRLCLRPHLTGASVRYLREHGAPARFVYPGRVYRNETTDARHERAFFQYEALIVDKDFSFASGMVLIKTILEKVFGHEVGVRMRVGFFPFVEPGFEIDMKCQVCGGTGCKVCKHVGWIEVMPGGTPHPNVLRAAGLDPAVWSGFYINIGLDRLVMMRYGVDDVRLFHSADLRFLKQFK
- a CDS encoding potassium channel family protein, yielding MERKKKSFLIIGLGRFGTALCEKLSSLGQNVIGIDSMSGPVMELSDKIAVAAQMDVTDENSLRKIGATQVDVAVVTIGEAVEHSILCTSLLVDMGVPIVIARASNKLHAKVLERVGAHKVISPEWDMGSRIGEMLVYPWYSAFTRIDGGNFILGKIQPLPDMIGKSMAELKFSQKYKVIVILMEYEGIQHTPMPMRPFEKGDRMWVLGHVEDMDKLVEKNGVSGLIDMKDINLPGAPQ
- a CDS encoding TrkH family potassium uptake protein, whose translation is MRFHTSYKVERVIVTGFLLVILAGAFLLWLSNNFVYAKPLSPVDALFMATSAVCVTGLGVVDIATDFGLLSQVIMMALIQIGGLGIMTGMMLLSIAVGRRIGIRSRIFFLGGLGVDGVQGAITLFFTVIRYTLFLEGIGSILLFAGFVLNGEALLRAVYLAVFHSVSAFCNAGFSPCLGGLHGYRMTLIIPGTIMALIVLGGLGFPVFAEYANYFKFKRRQPHRVSVYAKLVLMITGGLIVGGTVLFLLSDWNVAFKDFPVWAKVWNALFASVTTRTAGFETVPSGSLSGLGQALMIVLMIIGASPASTGGGVKTTTFGVLAVSVWSELHMRSDPTFLNRGISERTERRALSVIAIYLFTILAGSVLLTLIEEMPFSAIIFEVASALGTVGLTVGVTTELSTAGKLVITLLMFWGRVGLYSFISTLVTADGDSGIHYPNTHIPIG
- the rplT gene encoding 50S ribosomal protein L20 — encoded protein: MRVKGSSASRNKQKKLYSITKGFWGRKKNVYRRAREAYLHALTSAFAGRKLKKRDFRKLWIVRINAAARVNGIAYSALINGLKRANITINRKMLADLAVNDAPAFSQLVEKARAAL
- the rpmI gene encoding 50S ribosomal protein L35; the protein is MPKMKTHSATKKRFKITGSGKVSFKKSGRGHLLSSKNSKRLRALRKKGILPTGIEAHVKKMLPYA
- the infC gene encoding translation initiation factor IF-3, whose translation is MANTREDEPRVNSEIRSPEILLIDEQNAKRGVISIQEALKMAEAAELDLVEVAPQATPPVCRIMNYGKYRFQQQKRDKDARKKQKNQVVKEIKMRPKIDLHDYEFKVKAIQTFLQAGHRVKVSVFFRGREMAFLDRGREVLKKVVDAVSEFGKIEMEPRMEGAYMRIMIAPAAEIPVKKPAPQAERQKLPSDGAAAAVKAQKAKKDVLPDADQI